One Chanodichthys erythropterus isolate Z2021 chromosome 22, ASM2448905v1, whole genome shotgun sequence DNA window includes the following coding sequences:
- the prlra gene encoding prolactin receptor a — translation MRNSWAVLSLTFIANLISQAAGVSPPGKPRLTSCRSPEKETFTCWWEPGDDGGLPTTYALYYRLEHSETVYECPDYRTAGENSCFFNKNDTSLWVNYNITVVATNALGKNISDPVEVDVVYIVQPKSPENVTAVVVHENQGPFVKVLWEKPRTADTRSGWITLLYQLRVKQEKDKEWVEYDAGRQKYYNVFSLHPGKYMVQVRCKPDHGFWSEWTKTTYIKMPDYLPKERSLWIMITVFSVFIVFILIWMLNMKRNSVKLCLLPPVPGPKIKGFDKQLLKSGKSEEILNSLVIQGFPPTTDYDDLLVEYLEVYDNEQQELVLDGKDLSEDCIKSKSPSDCDSGRGSCDSRTLLLEKCIEGREGSGSDQHQYSQHGETSWASTESSESQGPEPSSPESVDGRVKTWPIVCSSPEPQPYHHYQVGSAKPAYHSVPEILSHLSSHATASNYHQLHHQDIPPQEVLFSKPACSHSQSYNQFNLDGSDTPAHGVPPSRSLGYVEVQRVNPENMLLLRPLSDPNGELEGSDCTGEDYSKVKEVTSNNILFLQRETSHQCVDNYSPDLDSQADQCTSQQPPHPCKPAVHQSYSPMPEEGMRVMGNGYVDSTVLMPSY, via the exons ATGAGGAACTCTTGGGCTGTGCTGAGTTTGACCTTTATTGCCAATTTAATATCACAAGCAGCAG GTGTCAGTCCCCCAGGCAAACCCAGACTCACAAGCTGCCGCTCTCCAGAGAAGGAGACCTTCACCTGCTGGTGGGAGCCTGGAGATGACGGGGGTCTGCCAACCACTTACGCCCTCTACTACCGTCTAGAGCA CTCAGAGACGGTCTACGAGTGCCCAGATTACAGAACCGCGGGCGAGAACTCGTGtttcttcaacaaaaatgacaCATCGCTTTGGGTCAACTATAACATCACCGTGGTTGCCACTAACGCCCTGGGGAAGAATATTTCAGACCCCGTGGAGGTGGATGTGGTCTATATAG TTCAACCAAAATCTCCAGAGAACGTCACAGCAGTTGTGGTCCATGAAAACCAGGGTCCGTTTGTAAAAGTGCTCTGGGAGAAACCACGAACCGCAGACACCCGCTCAGGATGGATCACACTACTTTACCAGCTACGAGTTAAACAAGAAAAAGATAAAGAATGGGTg gagtATGATGCTGGCAGGCAGAAGTACTATAATGTGTTCAGTCTTCACCCTGGTAAATACATGGTCCAGGTGCGATGTAAACCTGATCATGGGTTCTGGAGTGAATGGACCAAAACCACCTACATCAAAATGCCTGACT ATCTACCCAAAGAGCGTTCGCTGTGGATCATGATCACGGTTTTCTCTGTCTTCATCGTCTTCATCCTCATCTGGATGCTGAACATGAAACGAAACAG TGTGAAGCTTTGTTTGCTGCCTCCCGTTCCTGGACCGAAAATCAAAGGATTCGACAAACAGCTGCTAAAG AGCGGGAAATCAGAGGAAATTTTAAATTCTCTGGTGATCCAAGGTTTCCCTCCAACCACCGATTATGATGACTTACTGGTGGAGTACCTTGAGGTGTACGACAATGAGCAGCAAGAGCTGGTACTGGATGGTAAAGATCTATCAGAGGACTGCATAAAGTCCAAAAGCCCTTCGGACTGCGACTCCGGCCGGGGCAGCTGCGACAGTCGCACCCTGCTTTTGGAGAAGTGCATTGAGGGACGGGAAGGAAGCGGAAGTGACCAACATCAGTACAGCCAGCATGGAGAAACAAGCTGGGCTTCAACTGAAAGCAGTGAGAGCCAGGGCCCTGAACCCAGTTCTCCGGAGTCCGTCGATGGGCGCGTCAAGACCTGGCCAATTGTGTGTTCGTCTCCCGAACCTCAACCTTACCACCACTACCAAGTAGGAAGTGCGAAACCGGCCTACCACAGCGTCCCAGAGATCCTCAGCCATTTGTCGTCACATGCAACGGCCAGCAACTACCACCAGCTTCACCATCAGGACATCCCGCCACAGGAGGTCCTCTTCAGCAAGCCGGCCTGCTCACATTCCCAAAGCTACAACCAGTTCAATCTGGACGGCTCCGACACTCCTGCTCACGGTGTGCCTCCGTCACGTTCCTTGGGATACGTAGAGGTGCAAAGGGTCAACCCGGAAAATATGCTACTGCTTAGGCCGCTTTCAGACCCAAACGGTGAGCTTGAAGGGTCTGATTGCACCGGGGAGGACTACAGCAAGGTCAAAGAAGTGACATCAAACAATATTCTGTTTCTGCAAAGGGAAACGTCCCATCAGTGTGTGGACAATTACAGCCCAGACTTGGACAGCCAGGCTGATCAATGCACAAG